GAATATTTCAGCGATAAGGTCACGGAAACAGCAAAAATGCAGAGCAGGATGATGCTAAAGGTGGATTTGCTGAATCGGGATTTCAGCAGGCCCAAAGTGTTGACGCTGGCCAAGAAAATGAACGGTGCGAGCGTAATGGCATAATGATAGTAAATGGATTTTGTAGTCCAAACATAGGCCAGGAGGTGCTGCATAAACGTGGGAAATACGATAAGCAGGATATGCGGACTAAACATCGAAGTAAACAATAGAGGGTGAAATAATTCTTTGAGGTATCTGATATTGGCAGGCGTCCAGAGCACCTCCATCACCTTGACGGGGTTGAACAGCAGATTTGCCACTAAAGCCTTCGGCGTGTCTCCAAGGCTACGAAAAAGTTCGATTTGCTGGTAAGGCAGCTCCATTCCTGTGCGCATGGATGGGATGAAAAAGCATACGGAGAAGAAAAAAACAGCAGCCCCTGCGGCGATGGGAACAACCCCCCATTTGAGCCTGTCCGTTTTTCTCATGATAAGGGAATATACCCCGGAAAAGATAACGATCAGATCCATGTTTTCTTTGATGAGAAAAAGGATAAAGGCCGAAAGACAATAGATTTTGTATTTTTCCTCTTTCATGGCCCAAAACAATAAAAATAAGAACGCGATGTTGAGGGTTTCGTAATGAAATTCATAAACCATGCCGAAGATATTCGCGGGATAGATGAAATAGATACATAACAGGACCAGGGCCGCGGTCTCCCCAATCTCTTTGCGGGCGATCCGGTAGAAAATAAACCCTCCGGCGGCCAGGGAAAGCACTTTCATGTAGACGGGCAGCATGGGGTGCGGGAAAAGTTTATACAGGGGGGCAAGCAGGAAAACAATGTATTCCGCGTGATTTGCCAGGAAACTGATCCCCATGACAGATGATTCCAGGGACCCGTTCGCAACGTTATGCAGGGTCTGGGCGTACATGGCGAAGTCCCAGTCATAATATCCGAAAAAATAAAATTTGTAAGTCAGGAGGACAATCCAGAGCCCGAGGACCGAGATGCAGATGCCGGCCGCCAGGAGATCTCTCTTGCTGAAGGGGCGGGCTTTCCCGGCTTTGTCTTCTGTTGGGATTCTGGCGGGGAGAGGTTTTTTCATGTTTTCAAAGGTGTGTCAGCTTGCCGACAGTTCCTGCGTGATAAAATCGGCAATGTCGTTGATCGAGATGTCTTTCACGCAATGGTATGTCCCCCCGCAGGTCGGGACTGTATAGCCGAAATGCGTGCAGGGCGAGCAGGAAACATTTTTTGTGACGATCCGTGTTTTTTCGTTCCGGGGGGCCCATTTTTTCAGGTTCCCGGGTCCGAAGAGGCCGATGGCCGGCGTCCCGACCGCGCTGGCGAGATGCAGGAGTCCGGAATCCGGTCCGATGAACAGCCGGCACTCCCTGATGATGGCGGTGGATTGGGCCAGAGAAATTTGACCGACGAGATTCACGACCCTGGAATCCTGCAGATCTTGCTGGAACTTCTTCCCCGCGTCCAGGACGTCCTTCCCCCCCAAAAGAACGACCGGATGTTGCAACTTGAGAACGAGGCGGCCGATGGCCTCGGCGAGATCTCCGGGGATCCTGCGCAGGGCAATGCTGGCCCCCACAAAGACCGCCACCGCACCGGTTGGGACCATCTGCCGGGCCCATTGCCGGGTTTGTTCTTCAATCTCAAAGCACCCGTCCACCAGCGGCTCGGGCGTGTCTTTGCCGAGCAGAAATTCAAACAACCGGCGAAAGTTTTTCATCTCATAATCCCCTGTTTCATAGGGGACACGGCGGTGGAACAATTTGGCCCGCAAGGGACGCGAGGCGAATCCGCAGTTGAAACGGTTCGGGACAAGGACGGAAACGATCGCGCTGAGGTAATGCCATTGCTCCGTGTCGACGATGAGGTCGTAATGGTTTTTGAAAATTTTGGTAAATTCGGAGCGGGCATCATAACAATAGAGCTTTCGGAAAAGACGGGACTGCGAGAGGAATATCTCCCGGTTTCTGTTCTCGCAGAGGATATCCACGGCCGAAATGGTGGGAACATTCTTGAGGGCCAGCAGGATCGGGATGAGGAAAACCGCGTCTCCGATGCCTCCCGGTCGGATGATGAGGATCTGCCGGCATTGATCGGGAGGGATC
The sequence above is a segment of the Candidatus Omnitrophota bacterium genome. Coding sequences within it:
- a CDS encoding glycosyltransferase family 9 protein, whose translation is MPNEHTASRGVGLLDIARSLGGLSIKAVKLADHLLGGLTACLIPSRPETEIPPDQCRQILIIRPGGIGDAVFLIPILLALKNVPTISAVDILCENRNREIFLSQSRLFRKLYCYDARSEFTKIFKNHYDLIVDTEQWHYLSAIVSVLVPNRFNCGFASRPLRAKLFHRRVPYETGDYEMKNFRRLFEFLLGKDTPEPLVDGCFEIEEQTRQWARQMVPTGAVAVFVGASIALRRIPGDLAEAIGRLVLKLQHPVVLLGGKDVLDAGKKFQQDLQDSRVVNLVGQISLAQSTAIIRECRLFIGPDSGLLHLASAVGTPAIGLFGPGNLKKWAPRNEKTRIVTKNVSCSPCTHFGYTVPTCGGTYHCVKDISINDIADFITQELSAS
- a CDS encoding DUF2079 domain-containing protein: MKKPLPARIPTEDKAGKARPFSKRDLLAAGICISVLGLWIVLLTYKFYFFGYYDWDFAMYAQTLHNVANGSLESSVMGISFLANHAEYIVFLLAPLYKLFPHPMLPVYMKVLSLAAGGFIFYRIARKEIGETAALVLLCIYFIYPANIFGMVYEFHYETLNIAFLFLLFWAMKEEKYKIYCLSAFILFLIKENMDLIVIFSGVYSLIMRKTDRLKWGVVPIAAGAAVFFFSVCFFIPSMRTGMELPYQQIELFRSLGDTPKALVANLLFNPVKVMEVLWTPANIRYLKELFHPLLFTSMFSPHILLIVFPTFMQHLLAYVWTTKSIYYHYAITLAPFIFLASVNTLGLLKSRFSKSTFSIILLCIFAVSVTLSLKYSKMYARRFAAENVQKATVNWDLIRQIPSDSGIVTTLRFLAPLISHQHLYPFKNISEGYQGISGRPTSFSFLSNVDYVLMDFEDGWLTDDINEPANQQRVTDFFLHQTPWEVVSAVNEVILFRKTTGGEGIPAVTKLPERPSAVPRGPQVSVDASVVLCSVQKGKSVPSRFRLLPITMIWKSENPVSQKYQISIYIKNNIDGKLTELMQHQIGYAIYPTDMWRKEEFIMENIWVHLPNNLPPGQYSVSLLFRDSKSAPVKRIKVVNRLDKTSDLEENELLKISELTIP